Proteins encoded together in one Larus michahellis chromosome 4, bLarMic1.1, whole genome shotgun sequence window:
- the CCNK gene encoding cyclin-K isoform X1, whose amino-acid sequence MKENKENSSPSVNLANLDHTKPCWYWDKKDLAHTPSQLEGLDPATEARYRREGARFIFDVGTRLGLHYDTLATGIIYFHRFYMFHSFKQFPRYVTGACCLFLAGKVEETPKKCKDIIKTARSLLNDVQFGQFGDDPKEEVMVLERILLQTIKFDLQVEHPYQFLLKYAKQLKGDKNKIQKLVQMAWTFVNDSLCTTLSLQWEPEIIAVAVMYLAGRLCKFEIQEWTSKPMYRRWWEQFVQDVPVDVLEDICHQILDLYSQGKQQMPHHTPHQLQQPPSLQSTPQAPAVQQSQQSQGSEQSQTQQQKESQQSAPQQQQQQQQQTQAQQSKKPSPQSSPPRQIKRPAAVSPKEETKTAEPPPPSKIPKIETSHPPIPPAHPPPERKPPLTTAVSMGEAEQSTTVDSVDMPKVQIPPPAHPAPVHQPPPLPHRPPPPPPTSYITGMSTTNSYMSGEGYQSLQSMMKTEGPTYGALPPAYGPPTHLPYHPHVYPPNPPPPVPPPPPTSFPPPNIPPPTPGYPPPPTYNPNFPPPRLPPTHAVPPHPPPGLGMPPASYPPPTVPPGGQPPVPPPIPPPGMPPVAGLGRATWMR is encoded by the exons atgaaGGAGAATAAAGAAAATTCCAGCCCTTCTGTAAACTTGGCAAACCTGGACCATACAAAGCCATGTTGGTACTGGGATAAGAAAGACTTGGCACATACACCGTCGCAGCTAGAAGGGCTTGATCCAGCTACTGAGGCACGATACCGCAGGGAGGGGGCCAGATTCATATTTGATGTGGGAACACGTTTAGGGCT ACATTATGATACTCTAGCAAcaggaataatttatttccatCGGTTTTATATGTTTCATTCCTTCAAACAATTCCCAAGATAT GTGACAGGAGCCTGCTGTCTCTTCCTGGCAGGGAAAGTTGAAGAAACACCTAAGAAATGTAAAGATATAATTAAAACAGCTCGTAGCTTGCTAAATGATGTACAGTTTGGACAATTTGGAGATGATCCAAAG GAAGAAGTGATGGTCCTTGAAAGAATCTTACTACAAACAATAAAGTTTGATTTGCAAGTGGAACATCCATACcaatttcttcttaaatatgCCAAACAACTCAAAG gagacaaaaataaaattcaaaaactgGTTCAAATGGCATGGACATTTGTCAATGACAG TCTCTGCACTACACTGTCACTGCAGTGGGAACCTGAGATCATAGCTGTTGCAGTTATGTACTTAGCAGGCCGTTTGTGTAAGTTTGAAATACAGGAATGGACATCAAAACCAATGTACAGACGATGGTGGGAGCAATTTGTACAAGATGTTCCCGTTGATGTTCTGGAAG ACATCTGTCATCAGATCCTGGATCTATACTCACAGGGAAAACAGCAAATGCCTCATCATACTCCTCACCAGTTGCAGCAGCCACCATCTCTTCAATCTACACCCCAGGCACCCGCGGTACAGCAATCCCAGCAATCACAGGGTTCAGAGCAATCACAGACTCAGCAGCAAAAAGAGTCGCAACAGTCAgcaccacaacaacaacaacagcagcagcagcaaacacaagcACAGCAGTCTAAAAAGCCCTCTCCCCAGTCAAGTCCTCCTAGACAGATTAAAAGACCAGCA gctgtatctccaaaagaagaaacaaagacagcAG aaccaccaccaccatctaAAATTCCTAAAATTGAAACTTCACATCCACCAATACCTCCTGCACATCCACCTCCAG agcgCAAGCCTCCTTTGACAACTGCAGTTTCAATGGGAGAAGCAGAGCAATCTACTACTGTGGACTCAGTAGATATGCCAAAGGTCCAGATCCCTCCCCCTGCTCATCCTGCCCCAGTGCATCAACCTCCTCCTCTGCCGcatcgccccccacccccgccccccaccagTTATATTACAGGGATGTCTACTACAAATTCTTACATGTCAGGGGAGGGTTATCAAAGTCTTCAGTCAATGATGAAAACAGAAGGACCAACTTACGGAGCCTTACCACCGGCCTACGGACCACCAACTCATCTACCATATCATCCTCATGTCTATCCTCCCAACCCTCCACCACCAGTTCCACCTCCACCCCCTACTTCATTCCCCCCGCCCAATATTCCACCTCCTACTCCTGGATATCCCCCTCCACCTACATACAACCCTAATTTCCCACCTCCGCGACTGCCTCCAACTCATGCAGTACCACCTCATCCGCCTCCAGGGCTGGGAATGCCACCGGCTAGTTACCCCCCGCCTACTGTTCCCCCAGGTGGACAGCCACCTGTGCCACCTCCAATCCCACCACCTGGTATGCCACCTGTAGCAGGACTTGGACGTGCTACATGGATGAGATAG
- the CCNK gene encoding cyclin-K isoform X2, translating to MKENKENSSPSVNLANLDHTKPCWYWDKKDLAHTPSQLEGLDPATEARYRREGARFIFDVGTRLGLHYDTLATGIIYFHRFYMFHSFKQFPRYVTGACCLFLAGKVEETPKKCKDIIKTARSLLNDVQFGQFGDDPKEEVMVLERILLQTIKFDLQVEHPYQFLLKYAKQLKGDKNKIQKLVQMAWTFVNDSLCTTLSLQWEPEIIAVAVMYLAGRLCKFEIQEWTSKPMYRRWWEQFVQDVPVDVLEDICHQILDLYSQGKQQMPHHTPHQLQQPPSLQSTPQAPAVQQSQQSQGSEQSQTQQQKESQQSAPQQQQQQQQQTQAQQSKKPSPQSSPPRQIKRPAAVSPKEETKTAERKPPLTTAVSMGEAEQSTTVDSVDMPKVQIPPPAHPAPVHQPPPLPHRPPPPPPTSYITGMSTTNSYMSGEGYQSLQSMMKTEGPTYGALPPAYGPPTHLPYHPHVYPPNPPPPVPPPPPTSFPPPNIPPPTPGYPPPPTYNPNFPPPRLPPTHAVPPHPPPGLGMPPASYPPPTVPPGGQPPVPPPIPPPGMPPVAGLGRATWMR from the exons atgaaGGAGAATAAAGAAAATTCCAGCCCTTCTGTAAACTTGGCAAACCTGGACCATACAAAGCCATGTTGGTACTGGGATAAGAAAGACTTGGCACATACACCGTCGCAGCTAGAAGGGCTTGATCCAGCTACTGAGGCACGATACCGCAGGGAGGGGGCCAGATTCATATTTGATGTGGGAACACGTTTAGGGCT ACATTATGATACTCTAGCAAcaggaataatttatttccatCGGTTTTATATGTTTCATTCCTTCAAACAATTCCCAAGATAT GTGACAGGAGCCTGCTGTCTCTTCCTGGCAGGGAAAGTTGAAGAAACACCTAAGAAATGTAAAGATATAATTAAAACAGCTCGTAGCTTGCTAAATGATGTACAGTTTGGACAATTTGGAGATGATCCAAAG GAAGAAGTGATGGTCCTTGAAAGAATCTTACTACAAACAATAAAGTTTGATTTGCAAGTGGAACATCCATACcaatttcttcttaaatatgCCAAACAACTCAAAG gagacaaaaataaaattcaaaaactgGTTCAAATGGCATGGACATTTGTCAATGACAG TCTCTGCACTACACTGTCACTGCAGTGGGAACCTGAGATCATAGCTGTTGCAGTTATGTACTTAGCAGGCCGTTTGTGTAAGTTTGAAATACAGGAATGGACATCAAAACCAATGTACAGACGATGGTGGGAGCAATTTGTACAAGATGTTCCCGTTGATGTTCTGGAAG ACATCTGTCATCAGATCCTGGATCTATACTCACAGGGAAAACAGCAAATGCCTCATCATACTCCTCACCAGTTGCAGCAGCCACCATCTCTTCAATCTACACCCCAGGCACCCGCGGTACAGCAATCCCAGCAATCACAGGGTTCAGAGCAATCACAGACTCAGCAGCAAAAAGAGTCGCAACAGTCAgcaccacaacaacaacaacagcagcagcagcaaacacaagcACAGCAGTCTAAAAAGCCCTCTCCCCAGTCAAGTCCTCCTAGACAGATTAAAAGACCAGCA gctgtatctccaaaagaagaaacaaagacagcAG agcgCAAGCCTCCTTTGACAACTGCAGTTTCAATGGGAGAAGCAGAGCAATCTACTACTGTGGACTCAGTAGATATGCCAAAGGTCCAGATCCCTCCCCCTGCTCATCCTGCCCCAGTGCATCAACCTCCTCCTCTGCCGcatcgccccccacccccgccccccaccagTTATATTACAGGGATGTCTACTACAAATTCTTACATGTCAGGGGAGGGTTATCAAAGTCTTCAGTCAATGATGAAAACAGAAGGACCAACTTACGGAGCCTTACCACCGGCCTACGGACCACCAACTCATCTACCATATCATCCTCATGTCTATCCTCCCAACCCTCCACCACCAGTTCCACCTCCACCCCCTACTTCATTCCCCCCGCCCAATATTCCACCTCCTACTCCTGGATATCCCCCTCCACCTACATACAACCCTAATTTCCCACCTCCGCGACTGCCTCCAACTCATGCAGTACCACCTCATCCGCCTCCAGGGCTGGGAATGCCACCGGCTAGTTACCCCCCGCCTACTGTTCCCCCAGGTGGACAGCCACCTGTGCCACCTCCAATCCCACCACCTGGTATGCCACCTGTAGCAGGACTTGGACGTGCTACATGGATGAGATAG